CATCGCACAGTTCCTGCTGCGCGAACATCCGCAGACCGTCGCCTATATTCTTTCGATGATGCCCTCCTCCTTCGGCGCCAAGGTGCTGCTGCAGCTTCCCGACAACCGCCGCGCCGACATCATGAACAGAACGGTCAACATGAAGGCGGTCAGCCCGAAGGCTGCGCAAATCATCGAAAACCAGGTCATGACGCTGCTTGCCGAGGTCGAGGCAGAGCGCAATGCAGCCGGCTCGACGAAGGTCGCCGATCTTATGAACGAGCTCGACAAGCCGCAGGTCGACACGCTGCTCAGCTCGCTCGAATCGATCAGCCGCGAGTCGGTCAACAAGGTCCGCCCGAAGATCTTCCTGTTCGAGGACCTCATGTACATGCCGCAGCGCAGCCGCGTCATGCTGCTCAACGACATCTCGACGGACGTGCTCACCGTCGCGCTGCGCGGGTCGCCCCCGGAGATCCGCGAATCGGTTCTCTCCGCCATCAGCCCACGCCAGCGCCGCATGATCGAATCGGATCTGCAGAGCGGCATGGGTGGCGTCAATCCGCGCGAGATCGCGATTGCCCGCCGCGCCGTGGCGCAGGAAGCGATTCGCCTGGCCAATTCCGGCCAGATCGAGCTCAAGGAAAAGGAAGGCGACGCTTCGGCGGCCGCCTAACACGTCGAGACTGTTGACAAATCCGGCATGCCGAAAGGCGGCTGTTGATCGCCGTGCCACAGGCGACTACCCTTCCAGCAACAGACCGCGCTCTAAAGCGCGTCGCATAGAACTCGGTTCCTGCGACGCGCTTTAGGTCTTTGTTCTGATGCATGTCATTATCCCAAAACCGCTGCACGTTTTTGGGCGACAAGCATTAGCTGCGGCCTATTTCTTTGAAGAGGGCCGCGACTTGGCAGACGATGACAAGGACAGCAAAACAGAAGCCCCAACCGCGAAAAAGCAAAGCGATGCCGCGGAAAAGGGCAACGTGCCGTCTTCGCGCGAACTTTCGATCTTTGCGACGATCCTCGCGACCTTCATTTACCTCGTATTCTTCCTTCCAGAAAGTGTCGGGCGCATGACTGAAATGCTGCGCGACATCTTCGAGCAGCCCGACCAGTGGAAGATCGAGACGGGACCGGATGTGCTGGCGCTGTTCGTCCGGATCGGCTGGGCAAGTGCGGCGCTGGTGGCGCCCGCCTTCATCCTATTCATGGTGTTCGGCGTCGCCTCCTCCGTCTTTCAGAATCTGCCGACGCCGGTGCTCGAACGCATCCGCCCGCAGGTCTCGCGGATCTCGCCGATCAAAGGCTGGTCACGGCTGTTCAGCGTGCCCGGCCTGGTCGAATTCGGAAAGTCGCTGTTCAAGGTGGTCGTCGTCGGGGTGATCCTGTTCTTCGTGCTCAGGAGCGAATATTTCGGCTCGATCGACGCGATGTTCTCCGATCCGCAGACGATCCTGGTGCGAATGATGGCGGCGATGCGCAAGATCATCATCGTCATGCTGATCGCCACGGCTATCGTGGCGATCGCCGATCTTTTCTGGACGCGCCATCACTGGTTTACCGAGCTGAAAATGACGCGGCACGAGGTGAAGGAAGAAAACAAGCAGGCGCAGGGCGATCCCTTCGTCAAGAGCCGGCAGCGCTCGCTGATGCGCGACCGGGCGCGCCGGCGCATGATCGCCAACGTGGACCGCGCGACGCTGGTGATTGCAAACCCGACGCACTATGCGGTGGCGCTGCGCTACGCGCGCGAAGAGAACGACGCGCCGGTGGTGCTGGCCAAGGGTCAGGACCTGATTGCGCTCAAAATCAGGGAGATCGCCGAGAAGAACGGCATACCGGTGTTCGAAGATCCGCCACTTGCGCGCTCCATGTTTGCGCAAGTCTCGATCGATAGTGTCATCCCGTCAGTCTTTTATAAGGCGGTAGCGGAGCTCATCCACCGGGTCTACGCTGCGGACGCCAGGAACAAACGGGTGAGATAAGCCGAATGAAAAAATGCCCCCACTCTACGCAGCGTGAAAAGATCCTTGCAGACGCGATCAGCCCGGTCGCTACCGAACTGCGACTTCTGGATGCTTCTGACCTTATTTCACTGCTGCGCTTCGAGTATTACGGCAATCTTTCCGATCTCGTCGCTTCGGCGGCGGAGCTTTTCTTTCATCCGGGCACGGTGAATTTCGGCCTGGGCGGCAATTATACTCTGGAGTGGGGCGGCAAGCCCGAAGTCGTTCTCGATCTGGAAATCAAGCCGCGCGGCGTCACCGTCTACGCACAGCTCACTCTTGCCGAAGATCACGCCGGCATCGAGATCAGCCATATCGCTTTCCAGGAGCCCTCGGCCGATCCGGACGAAAACACCATCTTCCTCAAAAAGAGCCTTCGGGAAGCGCGTTACAGCGTCAACCAGCCGCCGCAGGCGCTGACCGGCTGACTTTCTTCCATGCACACTTTTGCGCGACATGCTCTCGCGCGTCTCAAAAGACGCGCGGCGCTGAAAGGCACAACGCGTGGGTTCAGCTGATATAACCGAGCCGGATCGCCTTGGCGATCGCCTGGATGCGGTTGACGGAATCGAGCTTGATGGTCGCCGAGCCGAGATAGGCGTTCACCGTGTGCACGGACAGGCCGAGCTTGTCGGCAATCTCTTCGCTGATGCGGCCGTCGCCGGCAAGCTGCAGACAGGCGATCTCGCGTTCGCTGAGCGCCTCGGCGGCAGCCGTGCGGCGTTCGTCGAGCGAGAGCAGATCCATCATGATATGGCAGCAGCGACCGTGCAGCTCGACGATGGTATCGCTCGAAGGATCGATCTCATCGCCGGTGAAAAGGATGAAACCATTGCCGACGGCGCCGAGCCGCACCGGAAAGGCAAGGCCGGAGAAAGACAGGATACCGTCCTGCAGCCGGGTCATGAACGGCGAGAAGTCTGCCGGACCGGGTGCCGCGCGGTCGTAACCGCCGGCCCATGAGAGCGGCAGCAGCGACTTGTCGATATGATCGAGAAGAATATCGCCGTAGGCATCCGTGAAGGCCTTGCCGAAACCGGCATTGGAAGAACCCCAGTTCTCAAGCTCGCAGACAAGCCGCTGCTTTGCCGGAAGGCCAGAGCCGCTGACGCGGAAGATCGCGAAGCCTTGCGCATCGGCGAGCTTCTGCATCGCGATCAGCCGCGGAAAAAGATCGGACCGGCTGGAAATCCTGTTCACACGCACCGTGCGCAGCTGCTCGGCGCTGCTCATCGTCCTGCCTGCTGGATAGCCCATAGATCCCCCTATACGAGATTATTGCGGACGGCGAAGGCTATGGCCTCGGACCGGGTCTTGGTCGCCGTCTTGCGCATCACGCTGGTGATGTAGTTGTTGATGGTATTGCGAGAGATTCCGAGGATCATCGCGATCTCGTCGCTGGTCTTGCCCTCGGCGATCCAGAACAGGCATTCCAGTTCGCGGTCGGTCAATTCGAAATCGCGATCGACCTTCGTCCCACCGCAGCGCAGGAAGCTCGCGACATAACCTGCAAGCAGGCCTACGTCCCGCAGGCGCTCCGGCGAAAGGATGAACCCCTCGCCGAACAGGAACATCAAGGCCAGCCGCGACCGGCCGACATTGAAGGTCACCGAACAATATTGACGGCTGGCGCCATCCGGAACCTCGGCACTGTCAGGCAGAAGAGCAAAATTCGGCTGGAATACCTGCATGCATTTTTCCAGCTCCGTCGACCGGGCATAGCCGCGAACCAGATCATTGGCGATGTCCCTGACAAGATCGAAAGGCCAGTCAGACGAAACGATGAAATCGAGGCCACTTTCCTGAAGAAGATCGCAGCGCGCCAGAAGGTAGTGCGACGCACCCACGTAGTCCGTCAATGCGCGCAAACCAGACTGCAACCTGCCGGTGCTGGCGACACCGTGGAGGCGCTGGAGCAGCTCATCGCGCGGCAACAGATCCGGCACCACCGCATTCGCGAAATTCGCCATATGCCTCTCGCCTTTGCTCGCCTGAATTACATTCATATCCATTGGCAATGTCCTGCGGCTGAGAAACGATCGAACTCGGTGCAACAGCAATTTTTCTGCAAGGGATTCAATTCAAGTCCCGCTCGAATCCCATTTCGAATCACCCAAGGGTAAGCCAGTCGATGCAAATCACCATCTCCGACTTCTAGGGATTTACTTTCGCTGTCGCCAATGCACTGATTCGACCGCTCGTTCCAGCCTTCAAGATATAGGGAGGCTAAGGTGATTCTGGCGGTATCGCAACTTGCTTCGCGTTTTACGCGAGTCCGTCTCATCATATCGCCCTACAGCCGCATTTCAGTGGTCGGGTCTTTCGCATTTCCAGTCACGGCTTTTCAGCAAACAGCGATTGGGATCCAGCTTCGGTATCGACATGAAAAAAGGCCGGTTGCCCGGCCTTTCCTTTACGCTGCTTCGTCGATCGCCCATTTCCTGAGGATTTTCGCGGCGCGTTCCTCGTTGATCTCGACCATACGGGAAAGCTTGCGTTCCGGGCCTTCCTTGACGCGACGATTGAAGTTTCCATCGTCGTCGCCGAGGCTGAGCAGGTCCTCGGTACTGTCGAAGCCGAAGTCGGACCCGAAGCCGTCCATGAGAGCGCCACCGGGCGCTCCCGATGCAGGCGCGAAGTCCGGAAGCTCGAGGCCGGCCGCTTCCGGCGTCGCGTCGCCGAAAGCCGCGGAGCTGCCGTTGCCGTTGATGCTGCGCACCAGGGGCCGCAGGCCCATCCAGACCACCACGAAGGCGACCGCGACAAAGGCGAGTGAGTTGATAATGCCGGCAAGGTTGCGGCTCAGCATGTCCATGACGCGGACGCCACCGGTGGCGTCTTCG
The nucleotide sequence above comes from Rhizobium indicum. Encoded proteins:
- the visR gene encoding transcriptional regulator VisR; this encodes MGYPAGRTMSSAEQLRTVRVNRISSRSDLFPRLIAMQKLADAQGFAIFRVSGSGLPAKQRLVCELENWGSSNAGFGKAFTDAYGDILLDHIDKSLLPLSWAGGYDRAAPGPADFSPFMTRLQDGILSFSGLAFPVRLGAVGNGFILFTGDEIDPSSDTIVELHGRCCHIMMDLLSLDERRTAAAEALSEREIACLQLAGDGRISEEIADKLGLSVHTVNAYLGSATIKLDSVNRIQAIAKAIRLGYIS
- the flhB gene encoding flagellar biosynthesis protein FlhB, translated to MADDDKDSKTEAPTAKKQSDAAEKGNVPSSRELSIFATILATFIYLVFFLPESVGRMTEMLRDIFEQPDQWKIETGPDVLALFVRIGWASAALVAPAFILFMVFGVASSVFQNLPTPVLERIRPQVSRISPIKGWSRLFSVPGLVEFGKSLFKVVVVGVILFFVLRSEYFGSIDAMFSDPQTILVRMMAAMRKIIIVMLIATAIVAIADLFWTRHHWFTELKMTRHEVKEENKQAQGDPFVKSRQRSLMRDRARRRMIANVDRATLVIANPTHYAVALRYAREENDAPVVLAKGQDLIALKIREIAEKNGIPVFEDPPLARSMFAQVSIDSVIPSVFYKAVAELIHRVYAADARNKRVR
- the fliG gene encoding flagellar motor switch protein FliG; amino-acid sequence: MMDFDDFGGALAGKPLTQAEKAAAVLLAMGKGVAGRLLKYFTQAELQTIISSAQSLRAIPPDELLLLVSEFEDLFTEGAGLMDNAKAIEAILEEGLTPDEVDSLLGRRTAFQAYETSIWDRLSEAEPTFIAQFLLREHPQTVAYILSMMPSSFGAKVLLQLPDNRRADIMNRTVNMKAVSPKAAQIIENQVMTLLAEVEAERNAAGSTKVADLMNELDKPQVDTLLSSLESISRESVNKVRPKIFLFEDLMYMPQRSRVMLLNDISTDVLTVALRGSPPEIRESVLSAISPRQRRMIESDLQSGMGGVNPREIAIARRAVAQEAIRLANSGQIELKEKEGDASAAA
- the visN gene encoding transcriptional regulator VisN, producing the protein MDMNVIQASKGERHMANFANAVVPDLLPRDELLQRLHGVASTGRLQSGLRALTDYVGASHYLLARCDLLQESGLDFIVSSDWPFDLVRDIANDLVRGYARSTELEKCMQVFQPNFALLPDSAEVPDGASRQYCSVTFNVGRSRLALMFLFGEGFILSPERLRDVGLLAGYVASFLRCGGTKVDRDFELTDRELECLFWIAEGKTSDEIAMILGISRNTINNYITSVMRKTATKTRSEAIAFAVRNNLV